The Virgibacillus sp. MSP4-1 genome has a segment encoding these proteins:
- the fliR gene encoding flagellar biosynthetic protein FliR, whose translation MLEVFELSKLPGFILIFARVIGFFLTIPVFSYRNLPRTHKLGFAIFLSWIMFYTVDMPVFLLNGQFILLILKELIVGLLIGLIAFIILGAIQIAGGFIDFQMGFAIANVMDPQTGIQSPLIGQFLYTLALLFLITVDAHHLLLDGIFYSYQYVEIDQMVPFQNESIVQFVMESFSQMFLIAFQMSIPIVGCLFLVDVALGIVARTVPQLNVFVVGLPLKIFVSFVVIFVFLGIYVTLIQQLFETILNAMRGLMSLFGGA comes from the coding sequence ATGTTAGAAGTCTTTGAACTTAGTAAACTGCCAGGATTTATCTTGATTTTTGCAAGGGTCATTGGTTTTTTCTTAACAATACCGGTATTTTCATATCGTAATCTTCCCAGAACTCATAAGCTGGGTTTTGCGATTTTTTTATCATGGATCATGTTTTATACCGTGGACATGCCTGTCTTCCTGTTAAATGGGCAATTTATTCTCTTAATACTGAAAGAGCTTATTGTCGGATTACTTATCGGGTTAATAGCCTTTATTATATTAGGTGCTATTCAAATTGCAGGTGGATTTATCGATTTCCAGATGGGTTTTGCCATTGCCAATGTGATGGATCCACAAACAGGGATCCAAAGTCCTTTAATTGGTCAATTTTTATATACCCTTGCCTTGCTGTTTCTCATAACGGTTGATGCCCATCATTTATTGCTGGATGGTATTTTTTACAGCTATCAATATGTCGAAATCGATCAGATGGTTCCCTTTCAGAATGAGTCGATTGTGCAATTTGTAATGGAAAGCTTTAGTCAAATGTTTTTAATCGCTTTTCAAATGTCCATCCCCATCGTAGGCTGTCTGTTTCTGGTAGATGTTGCGTTAGGGATTGTGGCAAGAACCGTTCCACAATTGAACGTGTTTGTTGTCGGGCTGCCTTTGAAAATTTTTGTCAGTTTTGTCGTGATTTTTGTTTTTCTCGGTATTTATGTAACCTTAATACAACAGCTATTTGAAACCATTCTTAATGCTATGAGAGGGTTAATGTCTTTATTTGGGGGTGCTTAG
- the fliQ gene encoding flagellar biosynthesis protein FliQ, with the protein MNSEFVISLAETAVYTLLTVIGPILILALVVGLLVSIFQATTQIQEQTLAFIPKIIAVFIGIIFFGPWMLVQVVDFTANIFNNLHQVIS; encoded by the coding sequence TTGAATAGTGAATTTGTTATTTCCCTGGCAGAGACTGCGGTGTACACGTTGCTAACGGTTATTGGTCCCATATTAATTCTGGCTCTTGTCGTAGGTTTATTAGTGAGTATTTTTCAGGCAACAACACAAATCCAGGAACAAACCCTTGCCTTTATTCCGAAAATCATCGCTGTTTTTATTGGAATTATTTTCTTCGGTCCCTGGATGCTTGTTCAGGTTGTGGACTTCACCGCAAATATATTTAACAATCTTCATCAAGTGATTAGTTGA
- the fliP gene encoding flagellar type III secretion system pore protein FliP (The bacterial flagellar biogenesis protein FliP forms a type III secretion system (T3SS)-type pore required for flagellar assembly.), with protein MGEFVDFFNNTDPQSVSTSVKLLLLLTVLALAPSILILMTSFARIIIVLSFVRTSLATQQMPPNQILIALALFLTFFIMAPTFQEVNEEALQPLFNEEITIDEAYDKASMPMKEFMAKHTRQKDMALFMDYTQMEAPETLEDVPLTTLIPAFAISELKTAFQMGFMIFVPFLIIDMAVASILMSMGMMMLPPVMISLPFKILLFVLVDGWYLITHSLLESF; from the coding sequence ATGGGTGAATTTGTAGACTTTTTTAATAACACAGATCCTCAGAGTGTCTCCACATCCGTTAAATTATTACTCTTATTAACTGTTCTGGCTCTTGCTCCAAGTATCCTGATATTGATGACAAGCTTTGCAAGAATCATCATTGTTTTGTCTTTTGTTCGTACATCCCTGGCTACACAGCAAATGCCGCCAAACCAAATACTAATTGCGCTGGCGCTGTTTTTAACCTTCTTTATCATGGCACCTACTTTTCAGGAAGTAAATGAAGAAGCCTTACAGCCATTATTCAATGAAGAAATTACCATTGATGAAGCCTATGATAAGGCCAGTATGCCCATGAAGGAATTTATGGCCAAGCACACACGACAAAAAGATATGGCTTTATTTATGGATTATACCCAAATGGAGGCACCTGAGACATTGGAAGATGTGCCTCTCACAACATTAATCCCTGCTTTTGCCATAAGTGAATTAAAAACAGCATTCCAAATGGGATTTATGATATTTGTTCCCTTTTTAATCATTGATATGGCCGTTGCCAGTATTTTAATGTCGATGGGAATGATGATGTTACCACCAGTTATGATTTCTTTACCTTTTAAAATCTTATTATTTGTCCTTGTGGATGGCTGGTATCTGATCACCCATTCATTATTAGAAAGCTTCTAG